From Mytilus edulis chromosome 9, xbMytEdul2.2, whole genome shotgun sequence, the proteins below share one genomic window:
- the LOC139490183 gene encoding uncharacterized protein, translating into MRFITSKQSYDYVDNLQNFANSYNKTFHRTIGMAPDKVNISKETNLWWKMYWPKRLQPKTKKERKPFRFKIGDKVRITYMRNPFTREYDEKWSGEIFKISQRILRGGLPVYRLIDFQDEEISGTFYQSEVLKVDVREDDMWKVDKILKTKGKGPNKQYYVKWLHWPKKFNFWIKARDLSDIGES; encoded by the coding sequence ATGAGATTTATCACCAGTAAGCAGTCATATGACTATGTGGATAACTTACAGAATTTTGCTAACAGCTACAATAAGACCTTCCATAGAACGATTGGCATGGCACCAGATAAAGTCAACATATCTAAAGAGACCAACCTGTGGTGGAAAATGTATTGGCCGAAAAGATTACAACCTAAGACGAAGAAAGAACGAAAACCTTTCCGTTTCAAAATCGGTGATAAAGTTCGGATTACATACATGAGAAATCCTTTTACCAGGGAATACGATGAGAAATGGAGCGGAGAGATATTTAAAATATCTCAAAGAATATTACGTGGTGGGCTTCCAGTTTATCGACTTATTGATTTTCAAGACGAAGAAATTTCAGGAACCTTCTACCAATCAGAAGTGCTGAAAGTGGATGTTCGGGAAGACGATATGTGGAAAGTTGACAAAATCCTCAAAACGAAAGGCAAAGGACCCAACAAacaatattatgtgaaatggtTACACTGGCCAAAGAAATTCAACTTTTGGATTAAAGCTCGCGATTTATCTGATATTGGAGAGAGTTAA
- the LOC139490182 gene encoding uncharacterized protein has product MFPVKLADIPKFEKQNEISINVFGFNKGEVFPIHISKHRFEQHVNLLMISDNKKSHYCWIKDLNRLIGDQHTHRARHFHCPYCLHGFIKEKNLNSHLPNCQTHGPQKIELPTEDNKWLHYKDIRKQLKVPYVIYADFECLQEPILYNNECDQKTKKTTKHIPCGFAYKVVGLTPEASNEPVVYRGADAADKFVECMVQEQEEIEQKFKHCEPMIMTGSDWQSFKKATMCHICKKELADIKVRDHCHVTGKFRGAAHNDCNINYKFTGRIPVVFHNLRGYDSHLIMQAIGKVEGKQLNCIANNMEKYISFSLGCMDFIDSLQFMSSSLQKLVENLAKEGSSKFRHMTSHFDEEQIRLLLRKQVYPYEYFDSEAKFLESQLPPIENFYSTLSGEGITTLDYAHAQHVWQLFNIQNLGQYHDLYVLSDVLALADVFENFREICLNYYGLDAAHFYTSPGLAWQAALKMTGVKLELLTDIDMHLFIEKGLRGGISMISHRHAKANNKHVPNYDPNQPINHVMYLDANNLYGWAMSQALPVEGFIWLNDSEIENLHISDIADDSANGYILEVDLEYPRELHDDHNEYPLAPEKLKVTNDMLSPYAEKLLDDLNLKGTSTEKLIPNLHPKEKYVVHYRNLKLYLSLGMRLTKIHRVMTFEQRPWLKTYIDFNTEKRKLAKNDFEKDFFKLMNNTVFGKTMENLRKRTDIKLLNDQSKARKLISKPTFHAFKIFNDDLVAVHMLKQRLYLNRPIYVGFTILDLSKTLMYDFHYNYMKDKYGSKATLLFTDTDSLCYSINTDDIYQDMMEDKHLFDTSEYNLEHRLYSTLNKKVLGKMKDETHGIPIQEFVGLKSKMYSLIYEENKTLCEKKTAKGIKKSVIKHDTRHEYYKRCLFNKEIHMSTMTQIRSYDHTLYNISIKKLGLSPYDDKRYLLDDGIQSLAYGHWRI; this is encoded by the coding sequence ATGTTTCCTGTGAAATTAGCCGACATACCAAAGTTTGAAAAGCAGAATGAAATATCGATCAACGTGTTTGGGTTTAACAAAGGCGAAGTATTCCCTATACACATTTCAAAACATCGATTTGAACAACATGTTAATCTACTCATGATATCGGACAACAAAAAATCACATTATTGCTGGATAAAAGATCTTAATCGTTTGATAGGTGACCAGCACACACATCGCGCACGACATTTTCACTGTCCATACTGCTTACACggatttattaaagaaaaaaatttaaacagtcATTTACCAAACTGCCAGACCCACGGACCCCAAAAAATTGAACTACCCACTGAAGACAATAAGTGGTTACATTATAAAGACATTCGTAAACAGCTTAAGGTTCCATACGTTATTTATGCAGATTTTGAATGTCTTCAAGAACCAATTTTGTATAACAACGAGTGTGATCAAAAGACGAAAAAGACTACCAAACACATACCATGTGGCTTTGCTTACAAAGTGGTAGGTCTGACACCTGAAGCATCAAATGAACCAGTAGTTTATCGGGGTGCTGATGCTGCTGATAAATTTGTGGAGTGTATGGTACAAGAACAGGAAGAAATAGAACAGAAATTTAAGCATTGCGAACCCATGATCATGACTGGGAGTGATTGGCAATCCTTTAAGAAGGCAACCATGTGTCACATATGTAAAAAAGAACTAGCAGACATTAAAGTACGAGATCATTGTCACGTGACTGGAAAATTTCGAGGGGCGGCTCATAACGACTGTAATATTAATTACAAGTTTACAGGTCGAATTCCAGTGGTATTTCATAACCTTCGGGGATATGATAGTCATTTGATTATGCAAGCTATTGGAAAAGTTGAAGGAAAGCAACTGAATTGTATCGCTAATAATATGGAaaagtatatttctttttcattggGATGTATGGATTTTATAGACTCGCTCCAATTTATGTCTTCCTCATTACAAAAACTCGTGGAAAACCTGGCAAAAGAAGGTTCTAGTAAATTTAGACACATGACAAGCCACTTTGATGAAGAACAGATAAGACTACTTCTGCGAAAACAAGTATACCCGTACGAGTATTTCGATTCCGAGGCAAAATTTTTAGAATCTCAACTACCACCGATTGAAAATTTTTACAGTACACTATCGGGAGAAGGTATAACCACACTGGACTATGCACATGCACAACACGTATGGCAATTGTTTAACATACAGAATCTCGGACAGTATCACGATCTATACGTTCTATCAGATGTCCTTGCATTAGCCGACgtctttgaaaatttcagggagaTCTGTCTCAACTACTATGGACTGGATGCTGCACATTTTTATACATCACCCGGTTTAGCCTGGCAAGCTGCCTTGAAAATGACAGGAGTCAAGTTGGAATTACTCACTGACATAGACATGCATTTGTTTATAGAGAAAGGTTTAAGAGGTGGAATATCAATGATATCCCATCGCCATGCCAAAGCTAACAATAAACATGTACCAAACTACGATCCAAATCAACCCATTAATCACGTGATGTACCTAGATGCCAACAACTTATACGGATGGGCAATGTCACAGGCACTTCCAGTTGAAGGTTTTATATGGCTCAACGATTCTGAAATTGAGAATCTACACATAAGTGACATTGCAGATGACAGTGCAAATGGTTATATATTAGAAGTGGACCTAGAATATCCAAGGGAACTACACGACGACCACAACGAATATCCACTCGCTCCCGAAAAATTAAAGGTTACAAATGATATGTTATCGCCCTATGCAGAGAAGCTATTGGACGATCTAAACTTAAAAGGAACATCGACAGAAAAATTGATACCAAATTTACATCCAAAGGAAAAATACGTGGTACATTACAGAAATTTAAAACTCTACTTATCACTAGGAATGAGACTTACAAAGATCCATAGAGTCATGACATTTGAACAACGACCATGGTTAAAGACATATATTGATTTCAATACAGAGAAGAGAAAGCTTGCAAAAAACGATTTCGAGAAGGATTTTTTTAAGCTCATGAATAATACAGTCTTTGGAAAAACGATGGAAAATTTAAGGAAGAGAACAGATATAAAACTTTTGAATGACCAATCAAAGGCCAGAAAATTAATCAGCAAACCAACATTTCATGCCTTCAAAATATTCAACGACGACTTGGTGGCTGTACACATGTTGAAACAACGATTATACTTAAACAGACCCATCTACGTGGGATTCACTATACTCGATTTGTCAAAGACACTTATGTACGATTTCCATTATAATTACATGAAGGATAAATATGGATCTAAAGCAACACTTTTGTTTACGGACACCGATTCGCTATGCTACAGTATCAACACTGATGATATATATCAAGATATGATGGAGGACAAACACTTGTTTGATACGTCAGAGTATAACCTTGAACATCGGCTTTATAGCACTTTAAATAAAAAGGTGTTAGGAAAGATGAAGGACGAAACACATGGTATTCCCATACAAGAATTTGTTGGTCTTAAGTCAAAGATGTACTCATTGATATACGAGGAGAATAAAACACTCTGCGAAAAGAAGACAGCGAAGGGTATAAAGAAGAGTGTGATCAAACATGACACAAGACACGAATATTATAAACGATGTTTATTCAATAAAGAGATCCATATGTCTACCATGACACAGATCCGGTCATACGACCATACGTTATACAATATATCTATCAAAAAACTGGGCTTATCCCCTTATGATGACAAAAGATACTTACTAGATGATGGGATACAAAGTTTAGCTTATGGACATTGGAGAATATAA